In Pyrus communis chromosome 8, drPyrComm1.1, whole genome shotgun sequence, one genomic interval encodes:
- the LOC137743480 gene encoding multiple C2 domain and transmembrane region protein 5 encodes MQKPPQSQDFALKETSPNIGAGSITGDKLSCTYDLVEQMHYLYVRVVKAKDLPAKDVTGSCDPYVEVKLGNYKAVTRHFEKKSNPEWNQVFAFSKDRLQASFLEVVVKDKDVVIDDFMGRIMFELNDIPKRFPPDSPLAPQWYRLEDRKGVKVKGELMLAVWMGTQADEAFPDAWHSDAATVGPEGVNNIRSKVYLSPKLWYVRVNVIEAQDLLPNDKSRYPEVFVKVICGNQVLRTRISQSKSINPMWNEDLMFVAAEPFEEPLYLTVEDRVGSGKDEILGKCVIALQTVQRRLDHKPVHTRWFNLEKHMIVDGEQKREIKFSSRIHLRICLDGGYHVLDESTHYSSDLRPTAKQLWKSSIGIFEVGVISAVGLMPMKTKDGRGTTDAYCVAKYGQKWVRTRTIVDSFNPKWNEQYIWEVFDPCTVITIGVFDNGHIHGGDKGGKDSRIGKVRIRLSTLEADRVYTHSYPLLVLHPSGVKKMGEIQLAVRFTCSSLINMLYMYSRPLLPKMHYIHPLSVIQLDSLRHQAMQIVSMRLNRAEPPLRKEVVEYMLDVDSHMWSMRRSKANFFRIMGVLSGVIAVGKWLDQICNWKNPLTTILIHILFIILVLYPELILPTIFLYLFLIGIWNYRWRPRHPPHMDTRLSHADAAHPDERDEEFDTFPTSRPSDIVRMRYDRLRSIAGRVQTVVGDLATQGERFQSLLSWRDPRATTLFVTFCLIAAIVLYVTPFQVVALLAGIYVLRHPRFRHKLPSVPLNFFRRLPARSDSML; translated from the coding sequence ATGCAGAAGCCTCCGCAGTCTCAAGATTTTGCTTTGAAAGAGACCTCGCCAAACATTGGCGCGGGCTCTATCACGGGAGACAAGCTCTCATGCACCTATGACCTCGTAGAACAGATGCACTACCTTTACGTTCGTGTGGTGAAAGCAAAGGATTTGCCTGCAAAAGATGTCACCGGTAGTTGTGATCCCTATGTTGAAGTGAAACTCGGAAACTATAAGGCAGTTACTAGGCATTTTGAGAAGAAGTCCAACCCTGAATGGAATCAGGTGTTTGCTTTCTCCAAAGATCGACTTCAAGCTTCATTTTTGGAAGTTGTGGTAAAAGATAAGGATGTTGTGATAGATGATTTCATGGGCAGGATCATGTTTGAGCTCAATGACATCCCGAAACGCTTTCCACCAGATAGCCCACTGGCACCACAGTGGTATAGGTTGGAGGACAGGAAGGGGGTTAAGGTCAAGGGGGAGCTGATGTTGGCAGTTTGGATGGGAACTCAAGCAGATGAGGCGTTTCCTGATGCGTGGCATTCTGATGCTGCAACAGTTGGGCCCGAGGGTGTCAATAACATTCGATCGAAGGTATACCTCTCCCCCAAGCTTTGGTATGTGAGGGTTAATGTTATTGAAGCTCAGGACTTGCTACCTAATGACAAGAGTAGGTATCCGGAAGTTTTTGTGAAGGTTATCTGTGGAAATCAGGTATTGAGGACTAGAATATCACAAAGCAAAAGTATTAACCCAATGTGGAATGAGGATTTGATGTTTGTTGCTGCTGAACCGTTTGAGGAACCGTTGTATCTTACTGTGGAAGATAGAGTGGGATCCGGCAAAGATGAAATTTTGGGTAAGTGTGTGATTGCTTTACAGACTGTGCAGAGGAGGTTAGACCATAAACCTGTGCACACTAGGTGGTTTAATCTTGAGAAGCATATGATCGTAGACGGGGAACAGAAGAGGGAGATCAAATTTTCCAGCAGGATTCATTTACGGATTTGCTTGGATGGCGGGTACCATGTCTTGGATGAATCAACACACTACAGTAGTGATCTCAGGCCAACAGCAAAGCAGTTGTGGAAGTCGAGCATTGGGATTTTTGAGGTAGGGGTTATAAGCGCAGTTGGTTTGATGccaatgaaaacaaaagatggCCGAGGTACCACAGATGCTTATTGTGTAGCAAAATACGGGCAGAAATGGGTTCGCACAAGGACAATcgtggacagcttcaatcccaAGTGGAATGAGCAGTACATCTGGGAGGTTTTCGACCCGTGTACTGTCATTACAATTGGGGTTTTTGACAATGGTCATATACATGGAGGTGATAAAGGGGGAAAGGATTCAAGAATTGGCAAAGTGAGAATTCGGCTATCTACACTTGAAGCTGACAGGGTTTACACACATTCGTACCCTCTTCTGGTCCTACATCCATCTGGGGTGAAGAAAATGGGTGAAATTCAGCTGGCAGTGAGGTTTACATGCTCATCTTTGATTAATATGCTATATATGTATTCGCGTCCTTTGTTGCCAAAAATGCATTACATTCATCCATTGTCCGTGATTCAGCTCGATAGCTTGAGGCACCAGGCTATGCAGATTGTCTCAATGAGGCTGAACCGGGCTGAGCCCCCACTGAGGAAAGAGGTTGTGGAGTATATGTTGGATGTTGATTCACATATGTGGAGCATGAGAAGAAGCAAGGCAAATTTTTTCCGAATAATGGGAGTTTTAAGCGGGGTGATTGCAGTAGGAAAATGGCTTGATCAAATCTGCAATTGGAAGAATCCTCTCACAACCATTTTAATTCATATCCTCTTTATTATATTGGTTCTTTATCCGGAACTAATTCTTCCAACTATTTTTCTCTACCTATTcttgattggaatttggaacTACCGATGGAGGCCGAGGCACCCTCCTCACATGGACACACGGCTATCTCATGCTGATGCTGCTCATCCTGACGAACGAGATGAAGAGTTTGACACGTTCCCAACTTCCCGGCCATCAGATATTGTGAGGATGAGATATGATCGACTAAGAAGCATAGCAGGGAGGGTTCAGACTGTTGTCGGTGATCTGGCAACTCAAGGCGAAAGGTTTCAGTCTCTTCTGAGTTGGAGAGACCCTAGAGCCACAACCCTGTTCGTAACTTTCTGTTTGATTGCCGCCATTGTTCTCTACGTAACTCCATTCCAAGTTGTGGCCCTTCTAGCAGGCATTTACGTGTTAAGGCATCCCAGATTCCGCCACAAACTTCCTTCAGTGCCGCTCAACTTCTTTAGGAGGTTGCCTGCAAGATCAGACAGCATGCTATAA